From the genome of Bacillus mesophilus:
TAAAATGACAGCATCCCTTAAGTCGAGGGAATTTACAAACCTAAAACTTTGGAACAGCGGGACGGTTCTCTACTGCAGTAATAATGCAGATGAGCCGTCCTTTTGATTGAAGTGGATGGAGTAGTTATTACTCTCAAATACTAAGGATGACATTAAATAGGAGGTTCACAGATGACAAACAAAGATATATTGATTAGATTGCGATATGCATTAGATATAAGAAATACAGAGATGGTAGAGATCTTTAAACTTGGTGACACTGAGCTTTCGAAAGAAGAGGTAATCAAAATCCTTACAAAGTCAAAGGAAGAAGAGCTAGATGAAAATGAAGAAATTAGTAACAACATGCTAGAATCATTTTTAAACGGATTTATTACTTTTAAAAGAGGAAAACAAGAACCTAAGCCTGGACAACCTGAAAGACCGGAATTATCTAATGAATGTATAAATAACGTTCTACTAAAGAAAGTCAAAATTGCCTTATCATTAACAACCGATGACATCTTGGAAATATTCTTAAAAGCTGGAATTATTGTTACAAAGGGTGAGCTGGGAGCTCTATTAAGAAAAGAAGGTCATAAAAATTACAAAGAGTGCGGAGATAACTTTGCAAGGAACTTTTTAAAAGGATTAGCCGTTAAGTACAGAGGATAAAAAGCTCTGTACTTGTCTATTCTCTATTAAATTCCTACTATTCAATTAAAAAATAAACAGCCACAAAAACGGCGAGTAACGGAAGAACTACTAATATAACTGCAATAATTTGCATATTCCAAAAATCTTTATCTTGAGATAATATCCATATGTCACGGTTTGGGGAAAAATCCTTGT
Proteins encoded in this window:
- a CDS encoding DUF1456 family protein → MTNKDILIRLRYALDIRNTEMVEIFKLGDTELSKEEVIKILTKSKEEELDENEEISNNMLESFLNGFITFKRGKQEPKPGQPERPELSNECINNVLLKKVKIALSLTTDDILEIFLKAGIIVTKGELGALLRKEGHKNYKECGDNFARNFLKGLAVKYRG